The following DNA comes from Minwuia thermotolerans.
TTACGCACCTCGTTCTTTTCGAGAGTGTTACGGAATTGCTTTTGTGCCTCGAAGCCCAAATACATAAGGACAGCGGCCGCAATAATAACGATTGAATATTGCAGATATTTCATGATTGACAGTCCGATGATCGTTGCATTCCGGTTCCTGGGCCGTCCTCGCTCGTTCTGAAGCCCGGCGCAGGGCCATTGTCTCACCGATTCGGTCTCGGGCGCAGCAGGCGCGTCGGGGAGAGGCTATATGACCCGCATGAAGGTGCAGGCCAACAGGAATTATCGAATAATGTCTGCGTCACACAATCATAGAAAAAATCTCTGGCTCTCAACGCCGTCATTGGGATCGGTTGCAGCGGGTGGCGCCGGCCCCCGGGAGACCGGTCGGTCATAGCACTGGTCTCGATAGCGCCATAGGGCAGAACGGAAACCCGTCGACCAAGAGACCCGAAGTCGATCGCACGCTGGGAAATCCGACGCAGCAGATTCAGCGCACCAGCGACAGGGGCATTGACGGGGATCGCCCTTAGGCGGCATGCTCCGGCGCATCTTCGAGGGTTGCGTCCCTGGCGTTACCGGGCCGGGATGCCGGGTCATGAGACATGGGGAATCTGAACGGATGGAGTGGATAGCCTGCATTTGGCGATGATCGAGCGGGCAAGCTCTGTGATATCCGAGCAACGACATGAGACCGCAAATGCAATACCGGATCCGGCAGACGGGAGCGGCCGGCGGTCCGGCCGCAGGCTGTTCTTCGCCAGAACGGTGCTTTCTCGCAAGGGCGGTCCGCGGGGCGTGAGCGCTCATGTCCGGCGGTCCGGGCCGCACGGCCGGGGCGCGCCCATGATCGATGCTGTGCCAGGCCATGTCGCCCCGCCCTTGGCCGGGAAATCACGCATCTCGATGCGTGAACCCGGTAATCTGCTTCCCCTAGTCTTGTTTAAATGCGCCGTGGAACCATGACAGATACACCCCCGTCTGCTGCCCGAGTCCGTGAAGTCTCCCTGACGGACTTCATTCAATATGCTCGCCGAAAATATGTGAAGGCATTGCTCGCCGGGCTGGTGGTCTTCGGCGTCTGCCTGCTGGTGTTGAGCCTTCGCCCGCCAGTGTATTCGGCCCAGACGACCCTGCTCTATCGACCCGAGCAAGCGGATTTCGCCAATGTCAATCTGCTCGCCTCGGGAATGGATGTGAGCTCGGCGACGATCAACAACGAAATCGAAATCATCCGTTCGACAGACCTGCTTTCCCGCGTGGTGGAGCGCACGGGCCTCAATCGGGATCCGGAGTTCGTGACGCCGGCCAAACTTGTGGATGTCGATGTCCTGGCATCCGTGGCCGGCGGAATCTTCCGCGGTGGCGCCTTTGACTGGGCCGGGTCGGCATTGGGCTGGGCTCGCGCGCCTCGCGACGTGATGCCGGCCACGCGGCGAATGCCCGCGATCGATGTAGTGCGAGCAGCGTCAGCCTTGCGCGGGCGCATCGAGGTCGAGAGCGAGCGGTTCTCCTACGCGTTCACGCTCAGCGTTTCCTCGACGGTTCCCGAGAAGGCCGCAATCCTGGCGAACACCGTGGCCGACGCCTATATCGAGGATCAGCTGGAGGCCAAATTCTCCGAGACCAAAAGGGCCACGAACTGGCTTTCGGATCGCATCGCGGAGCTTGAGGCGCGCGTGCGGGAATCGGAGTCGGCTGCCGCTCAAAAAAGAGCGGAGTTCTCGGAGATTTCGGGGCGTGACGCCGGGACGATCTCCCAGCAGATTGCCCAGCTCAGCACCCAGCTGGTCACCGCGCAATCGGCGTTGACCGCGGCGCGATCGCGCTACGAAATTACGAGCAGGCGCCGCGAGCAGGGAGAGGTTGTCGATTCCGATGGCGGTCAGAACTCGGATACGATCAATCGCCTGATCGAGCTTCGTACCGATCTGCGCCGCCGCGAAGCCGAGCTGTCGGGGCGATATCTCGAAAAACATCCGAAACTGATTGCCGTACGCGAGGACCTGGCGCAGGTCGAGGCGCGGCTCCAGCAGGCAAGAAACGCCTCCGTCGGCGATGCCAGAGCTGAATTGCGGGCCGCGGAAATCACGGTGCAGAACCTTTCGAACGAACTCCGTCGTGTGGAGCGCCAGGCGCAGGACTTCCGTCAGGCGGAAGTGGCCATCCGGCAGTTGGAACGGGAAGCGGAAACCGACCGCAATCTCTATGAGACCTATCTGTCGCGGCTGAGGGAGACGACGGCCAAGGAGGACGTCCAGACGGCCGATGTCAGAGTTCTGCAGCGGGCTTCGGTACCTGGTGGCCCTGTCGGTGTGCCGCCGCTTCTTCTCGCTATTGCCGGTGGCGCGGGCGGCGGCGCTCTGTGGCTATGTTTCGGGTTCGCGGTCGGACTGCTCCGACAGGGATTCAACCATCGCGAGGAAGTCGAAGAGGTGCTCGGCGAGACCGTCCTTGCCGTTGTGCCGGAGGTTGCGCCACGGCACCTTCAACGGGGCGTGGTCGAGTACCTGCAGAGGGAGCCGGATACGGGATTCGCCGAATCCTTCCGGAAGGCGAAGTCCGTCCTGGCGCTGCGCAGTATGATGACCAACAATGCAGTGATCTGCGTGACATCTTCGGTTCCGGGCGAGGGAAAGACGACGTTCGCGAGCGGCCTCGCTTATGAGTTTGCCAAATCGAAGAGATGCCTGCTGATTGAAGGCGATTTGCGGCGACCATCCTTTGCCAGCCGGGTCATGAACCGGGATGCCACCTATGGTGTCGGCGACGTGGTTGATGGAACGGCGAGCCTCGAAGATTCCCTTGTCACCGTGGCTGAATCCAATCTTTCGGTGCTCTTCGCCAAACGCGCCTTATCGAACTCGCCTCAGCTTCTCGAGTCCGAGGGCTTTGCGCGACTGATCGAGACTGCAAGGAACACGTTCGATGTCATTGTCATCGATGCCCCGCCCTTGCTGGCGACGTCCGATGCATTGGCGTTGGGCCAGGTCTGCGATTCATTCATATATGCGGTCCGCTGGCGCACCACCGAAAAAGGCGTTGTCAAGGCAGGAGTCAAATCGCTTCGAGACTCTGGTTGCCGAATTGCGGGTATTGTGATGACACGATTTGACACTCAAAAGGGTGGCGAAGTGCCGGGCTATTACTATGAAAATTATAACAGGTATGACAAATACTACACAAAGTAGGAGGCATTTGCGCGGACGTCGGCGCTCCAACCACCAGCGGCCGCCGCCATCGGCGTACTGCCGCGCCGGCGAAGACGGGGCGACCTCCTCGAATCCCTTCGCCCCGCATCGCCCCAATCGGGTAGCTGCCGTTCCGGCCGGCCTCTGGGTCGGGCTATTGCCGGACCCTGGGGCTGGTTCACTGATCAGGCACAAGGATATTGTAGCCTGCGCCCGCGGCAAACATGCCCTCGGTCAGCGGCCCGTAGTGAGGGCCGTCGTAGTTCGTGACGGGCGCCGCTCGCGGAGTCCCTGCGGTGGGCTCCAGGGCAGCCGTCTCAGACATGTCTGCCGTCTCATCCATCGAAGTACAGGCCGCCAGCGCGAGAGCCAGGGACGCCCCGGTGATAGATCCAACAATGCGGGTCATCGGATTACCTCCGTTTGTTTTGGTCTTGGCCGTAGACGATGGTGATGATCGGAAGAGATTCAATGGCGGCGCCCCGACCGCGGATCCATTGTCGCTGACCTGCGTAGTGGCGCAGCGACAGGCTGGAATGTCATCGGTAGCGACCGACCGTCGGGCATGCCAAAGGGGGGGGCGGCCGAATTGCAGAAGCGCCTTCGCTTGCCTCTATCGTGCCTGTTGGGGGATGAGGCCCACTGTCATCTGGTCGCGTCCCTCAGCGGGCCACGGCTTTCTACCGATATCCCTTGCCGAGCAAAATGACGCCAATGGTCTTGATCAGGATCAGCGTATCCAAAGTTGGCGAAAAATATTTGATATAGAAAAAATCGTATCGAAGCTTCTTTAATACCGTATCGATCTCGGCAGCAAAGCCCTGCTCAACCTGAGCCCATCCGGTGATACCGGGCTTGACGACGTAACGAAATTTAAAGAACGGTATTTCCCGAGAGTAGCGACGGGCCAGGGAAACGGCTTCCGGTCTTGGTCCGATCAGACTCATCTGTCCCAAGCATACATTTATCAGTTGCGGCAGCTCGTCCAGGCGGTGGCGACGGAGAAATCGGCCAACGCGTGTGATGCGTTGATCTTCTTTTTCCGTAGGCCCGCTCCATCGACCGTCGCTGTGATACATTGACCGAAATTTGTACATCAGAAAGGGCTTTCCTCGATATCCAATGCGGATCTGCTTGAACAAGGCGGGTCCTGGCGTGTCCAATCTTATACAAATCGAGATCAATAAAAAAGCAGGTGATAAAAAAAACAGAAAGACGGATGCAAGTATGCGATCAAGAACATCTTTTATGACAAGGTACACCGGAGACGGATTGAGTGTTTGAACAAAATGCTCGTATAGATTATCTATCTTCACCTGGTGTTCAATAATTTCAATGGACGTATCATAGTCTATAACGGGAATATGTTGCAGAACGCAGTTGGCGAGAAAGCGCTGCCAAGCGTCGGGAAGGTCGGCCTTCAGGTCGGCAACCACAATAGCCTGCCTTGAGTTCCTAATTTTTGGCTCCGTAAGCGGCAGCCATGTATTTTGAAGGCTCTCAAGCTGTTCGCTGCATTTGCCATAGGGGACCAAATAGAAGGTCTTCCAGCTCGATCGCCGCATGCGTGTTAATATGTAAGCACTCGCGACCGTCATGGCAGCAGAGGTTACAAGTATATATATGACAAACTCAATTCGAAAAAATAAAACTATCATGTAAGCGATTGTAAAAATAAATCCGCTATATATGAGAGAAATCGAGTGTGAGGAATTCAAGATGGTCGACCGCGTATTCAACACCATCCACAGCACAGCGGACGAGGAAAGAAATACGAGAACCAGGCTGTTTCGCTGGCCATCGGTGAGATGATCGAAGACATCCCATCCCCATCGGAGAAAAGTCGGCACGAATGTCGCCAGGAGTGTGAGAGCGATTGCTAGAAATAGATGCCGCGCGGTTCGCGAATCAGGAAGCACCATACCCTAGGTTCCATATTTACATATGCGTGCGTAGATAGCGAGTGATTCCCGCCCGTGCGGTGCGCACGATTGCATCGTGGACGGTCACTTTCTTTCAGAGATTTTGAATCAGATTTTGTAGAGAGACATTTATCAGCGTTGCGGGGCTTTGGCAAAGGTCCTGGAGGGGGCAAGCGTGAGCCGGCCATGGATGCTTGCCGTTGAAGGAGGGGCCGGCGATGGCTATCCGGTGGAGGTTCGAAGGGCCGAT
Coding sequences within:
- a CDS encoding GumC family protein, whose amino-acid sequence is MTDTPPSAARVREVSLTDFIQYARRKYVKALLAGLVVFGVCLLVLSLRPPVYSAQTTLLYRPEQADFANVNLLASGMDVSSATINNEIEIIRSTDLLSRVVERTGLNRDPEFVTPAKLVDVDVLASVAGGIFRGGAFDWAGSALGWARAPRDVMPATRRMPAIDVVRAASALRGRIEVESERFSYAFTLSVSSTVPEKAAILANTVADAYIEDQLEAKFSETKRATNWLSDRIAELEARVRESESAAAQKRAEFSEISGRDAGTISQQIAQLSTQLVTAQSALTAARSRYEITSRRREQGEVVDSDGGQNSDTINRLIELRTDLRRREAELSGRYLEKHPKLIAVREDLAQVEARLQQARNASVGDARAELRAAEITVQNLSNELRRVERQAQDFRQAEVAIRQLEREAETDRNLYETYLSRLRETTAKEDVQTADVRVLQRASVPGGPVGVPPLLLAIAGGAGGGALWLCFGFAVGLLRQGFNHREEVEEVLGETVLAVVPEVAPRHLQRGVVEYLQREPDTGFAESFRKAKSVLALRSMMTNNAVICVTSSVPGEGKTTFASGLAYEFAKSKRCLLIEGDLRRPSFASRVMNRDATYGVGDVVDGTASLEDSLVTVAESNLSVLFAKRALSNSPQLLESEGFARLIETARNTFDVIVIDAPPLLATSDALALGQVCDSFIYAVRWRTTEKGVVKAGVKSLRDSGCRIAGIVMTRFDTQKGGEVPGYYYENYNRYDKYYTK
- a CDS encoding sugar transferase, with the translated sequence MVPYGKCSEQLESLQNTWLPLTEPKIRNSRQAIVVADLKADLPDAWQRFLANCVLQHIPVIDYDTSIEIIEHQVKIDNLYEHFVQTLNPSPVYLVIKDVLDRILASVFLFFLSPAFLLISICIRLDTPGPALFKQIRIGYRGKPFLMYKFRSMYHSDGRWSGPTEKEDQRITRVGRFLRRHRLDELPQLINVCLGQMSLIGPRPEAVSLARRYSREIPFFKFRYVVKPGITGWAQVEQGFAAEIDTVLKKLRYDFFYIKYFSPTLDTLILIKTIGVILLGKGYR